Proteins from a genomic interval of Thunnus thynnus chromosome 5, fThuThy2.1, whole genome shotgun sequence:
- the snrkb gene encoding SNF related kinase b: MDSSGEITSAQDGHPELRSSPGRCDLSGLYHLGRTLGRGHFAVVKLARQVNTGQLVAVKMIDKTKLDVMATSHLLQEVRCMRLVQHPNVVRLYEVIDTPTTLYLVMELAEGGDLYDYILRHEGGVAEDTAKRHFAQIVRAVAYCHQLHVVHRDLKPENVVFFPQQGAVKLTDFGFSNLFQPGMMLATSCGSLAYSAPEILLGEEYDAPAVDIWSLGVILYMLVCGVPPFQETNDSETLVMILDCRYSVPEHVSGDCRDLISRMLQKDPSCRASLEEIEAHHWLQGLDNALLSPEAPPHWLSGALSPSSPRSGVPECGDLLAARPPSQQAFPGPWQPSLSFTLRPPLNEEPPVTKNLPALQQICEEEEEEEEEEEEEEEEEEGSLAKEGGGLVSSLLVEEPEKEAEEMLDGADDQECREEEEREEELERSVEMLEEEEEEVEVKAQMEMDIEKENSESVISDQPVSHGDNPVSQSPEIPPSSLPGLGVPCCQGQPDPISPEGGEDEETEPNNNTNKPPLLPESNSSVPSIPAPSARLSLNGKEAQKTGQEGKQDERTEKSGRDDLSTDRSQPHNALGARDEAAPRVEAGKRHSLKLRERLFQFPLCEKALAFNIPTHNKPKILPLAQYNCCHVL; encoded by the exons atGGATTCCTCTGGAGAAATAACTTCAGCCCAAGATGGACATCCCGAACTCAGGAGCAGCCCTGGTCGCTGTGATCTCAGCGGACTGTACCATCTGGGTCGGACGTTGGGCAGGGGCCACTTTGCGGTGGTCAAACTGGCTCGTCAAGTCAACACTGGGCAGCTGGTTGCTGTCAAGATGATTGACAAGACAAAACTTGATGTCATGGCAACGAGCCACCTCTTACAAGAAGTGAG GTGCATGAGGCTGGTGCAGCATCCCAACGTGGTTCGCCTCTACGAGGTCATCGACACACCCACCACCCTCTACCTGGTCATGGAGCTGGCCGAGGGGGGTGACCTCTACGACTACATCCTGCGCCACGAGGGAGGCGTGGCTGAAGACACCGCTAAGCGTCATTTTGCCCAGATCGTGCGCGCTGTGGCGTACTGCCATCAGCTCCACGTGGTGCACCGGGACCTGAAGCCTGAGAATGTAGTGTTCTTTCCCCAGCAGGGGGCTGTGAAGCTGACGGACTTTGGGTTCAGCAATTTATTCCAACCTGGGATGATGTTGGCCACCAGCTGTGGGTCACTGGCGTACTCCGCTCCAGAGATTCTGCTGGGAGAAGAGTATGATGCTCCAGCTGTAg atATCTGGTCTCTCGGGGTGATCCTGTACATGCTGGTGTGTGGAGTCCCTCCCTTCCAGGAAACCAACGACAGCGAGACTCTGGTCATGATTCTTGACTGTCGCTATTCCGTCCCTGAACATGTTTCAGGCGACTGCAGAGA CCTGATCTCCAGGATGCTCCAGAAGGATCCGTCTTGCCGCGCGTCACTCGAGGAGATCGAGGCTCACCACTGGCTGCAGGGGCTGGATAATGCCCTGCTCAGCCCGGAGGCCCCGCCCCACTGGCTCTCAGGGGCCCTTTCTCCCAGCTCTCCCCGCTCAGGAGTGCCTGAGTGTGGGGACCTGCTTGCTGCGAGGCCCCCGTCTCAGCAAGCTTTCCCTGGACCTTGGCAGCCCAGCCTCAGCTTCACCCTCCGTCCACCTCTGAATGAAGAGCCTCCTGTCACCAAGAACCTCCCGGCGTTACAGCAGATctgtgaggaagaagaagaagaagaggaggaagaggaagaggaggaggaggaggaggagggcagtCTGGCAAAAGAGGGTGGAGGTTTGGTGTCATCTTTGTTAGTAGAGGAGCCGGAGAAAGAAGCTGAGGAGATGCTTGATGGAGCAGATGATCAAGAGTGcagggaagaggaagaaagagaggaagagttaGAACGCTCAGTGGAGAtgttggaggaggaagaggaggaggtggaggtcaAAGCTCAGATGGAGATGGAcatagagaaagaaaacagtgagAGTGTGATTTCAGACCAACCAGTCAGTCATGGAGACAATCCTGTCAGTCAGAGTCCTGAAATCCCACCATCATCTCTGCCTGGTTTGGGGGTCCCGTGCTGTCAGGGGCAGCCAGACCCCATAAGcccagagggaggagaggatgaggagacagaacccaacaacaacaccaacaaacctcctcttctccctgaATCCAACTCCTCTGTCCCCTCCATCCCTGCTCCCTCTGCCAGACTCAGCCTGAACGGGAAGGAAGCTCAAAAGACAGGACAGGAAGGAAAACAAGACGAGAGAACGGAGAAAAGCGGGAGAGATGACCTCTCAACAGACAGATCTCAACCCCACAATGCACTGGGGGCGCGGGATGAGGCTGCTCCGAGGGTGGAGGCAGGGAAACGGCACAGCTTAAAGTTGCGTGAGAGACTGTTTCAGTTCCCTCTCTGTGAAAAAGCTTTGGCCTTCAACATACCGACACACAACAAGCCCAAGATTCTCCCGCTGGCTCAGTACAACTGCTGCCATGTGCTATAA
- the LOC137182570 gene encoding probable E3 ubiquitin-protein ligase HERC4 isoform X1: MFSWGEDSQEGFRLRDGPDAAGVHITDLSAGHSVLAFVKRNGTAFIIRINESNDGRRVRGKQKFVKSKEKIQAVSCGDDTVTLLTKTGRVLCVDSVHTSPTPRTPEALCNIPVSQVACGSQHSVALTRDGQVYTWGQDSSGQLGLGKRELGANSPQHLRSLSAIPLVQIAAGGEQSFALSVSGGVFSWGRNNCGQLGLGDTTDRHTPTLVHHLNMKKTIHISCGKDHTVILTKDGVVFTFGSGQYGQLGHNSFSDELRPRLVAELWGAKVIKIACGRHHTLVMTDSKRVYSFGCGEQGQLGHGEESHPSVPLPVQLPQDATDVPQILNIYAGGNCSFATCSFNEQEVHEGSNSDTMNNVTQHCLDAMIDKWTSEHNSKSWKKIKQEIKRMFSSASCLNRSFLDRSNDKHFQTSQKHSGLNLSVAQLAFQQLVEQDDVWARVEAAITQLIPSLEENPVGVEGLRIYLLLIELLHVIQKHNQQHSTNLAEALAAAIVRLSADNRQVIVDSWCSQSSSTVIKYVEVWRQTLSVILSFDPAPCNSGVKNLLLVLQYMYNANNRTAGCQRIPDETFCLEINEAFLQEDVKLWRSVSKNKDVNQPLILCNFPFVMDLKSKIIAFDINADWTQMEHQQVVWTVFGWVPQANPQFFELKLKRASLLEGTFKQLAAAHPSALKKPLVVYFDEDPNVTDVYKRDLFHHLFYNLVSSKSGMFMFNDSKTLAWFPSKATEEDKTNFFLFGVLCGLALYNKSIIHLPFPLALFKKLLDVEPSLEDMLEFSPSVGKSLQHVLDYEDDVLEDLYMEFLIVWDGAQVDLDPQNPKKPVTSHNKKEFVDAYVNYAFNTSVEGVFQEFRRGFFQVCDRHMVKLFKPNELQGMLVGQDVYDWAKLKQNTVYEWDYHGGHPNILMFWEVFDELTEDQRKDFLWFLTGFRRAPFLGMDQIQMKIRVKQVQDSSSDQLFPQSLTCHSILYLPLYSTKEIMRDKLTEAVVTKRGFSE, from the exons ATGTTTTCGTGGGGAGAGGACAGTCAGGAGGGCTTTCGGTTGAGAGACGGCCCCGATGCAGCCGGTGTTCACATCACGGATCTGTCAGCAGGTCACAGTGTTCTCGCTTTTGTCAAGAGAAATGGAACCGCGTTCATCATTCGCATCAACGAGAGCAACGATGGAAGAAGagtgagaggaaaacaga AGTTTGTGAAATCCAAGGAGAAGATTCAGGCTGTGAGTTGTGGTGATGATACAGTCACACTGCTGACTAAAACAGGCAGAGTTCTCTGTGTGGACTCAGTTCACACTTCTCCCACTCCCAG GACCCCGGAAGCTCTGTGTAACATCCCAGTATCTCAGGTTGCTTGTGGGAGCCAGCATTCAGTCGCCCTGACCAGAG ATGGTCAGGTGTATACATGGGGCCAGGACTCCAGCGGCCAGCTGGGTCTGGGAAAGAGGGAGCTCGGCGCCAATTCACCCCAACACCTCCGATCTCTGTCAGCGATCCCCCTGGTCCAGATCGCTGCAGGGGGGGAGCAGAGCTTCGCCCTCTCTGTGTCTGGAGGTGTGTTCAGCTGGGGCAGAAACAACTGTGGACAGCTCGGACTGGGAGACACTACAG acagacacacaccaacCCTTGTTCATCACCTGAACATGAAGAAAACTATTCACATTTCCTGTGGAAAGGATCACACTGTCATTTTAACAAAG GATGGTGTAGTGTTTACATTTGGCTCCGGTCAGTATGGACAGCTTGGGCACAACTCATTCAGTGATGAGCTACGTCCTCGGCTTGTTGCAGAGCTCTGGGGGGCAAAGGTCATCAAGATTGCATGTGGACG ACATCACACATTAGTGATGACAGACTCCAAGAGAGTCTACTCCTTTGGTTGTGGAGAGCAAGGGCAGCTGGGACATGGAGAGGAGAGTCATCCATCTGTGCCGCTGCCTGTTCAACTGCCACAGG ATGCCACTGATGTTCCTCAAATTCTGAACATCTACGCAGGAGGAAACTGTTCATTTGCAACATGCTCTTTTAATGAG CAGGAAGTTCATGAGGGGTCAAACAGTGACACTATGAACAACGTAACACAGCACTGTCTTGATGCTATGATTGACAAATGGACCTCTGAACACAATTCAAAGTCATGGAAGAAGATAAAGCA GGAAATCAAAAGGATGTTTTCCTCTGCATCCTGTTTGAATCGAAGCTTCCTTGACCGAAG CAATGATAAGCATTTCCAGACCTCACAAAAGCACTCCGGCTTGAACTTGTCAGTTGCGCAGCTTGCTTTCCAGCAACTGGTAGAGCAGGATGATGTTTGGGCTCGG GTAGAGGCTGCTATCACACAGTTGATTCCTTCCCTTGAAGAGAACCCAGTGGGAGTGGAGGGGCTGAGGATCTATCTGCTTCTCATTGAGCTTCTGCATGTGATCCAAAAACACAACCAGCAACACAGCACAAACCTCGCTGAGGCACTTGCTGCTGCCATAGTACGACTGTCTGCTGACAACCGCCAGGTCATAG TGGACAGTTGGTGCTCACAGTCCTCCTCCACCGTGATTAAATATGTCGAAGTGTGGAGGCAGACCCTCTCAGTGATCCTGTCCTTTGATCCTGCTCCTTGCAACTCTGGAGTCAAAAACCTGCTACTGGTCCTCCAATACATGTACAAT GCCAACAACAGGACTGCAGGTTGTCAGAGGATCCCAGATGAAACTTTTTGTTTGGAGATTAACGAAGCATTTCTTCAAGAGGATGTGAAGCTTTGGCGTTCAGTGTCAAAAAACAAG GATGTGAATCAGCCACTGATCCTTTGTAACTTCCCATTCGTGATGGATCTGAAATCAAAGATAATAGCTTTCGACATCAATGCCGATTGGACTCAG ATGGAACACCAGCAGGTGGTTTGGACGGTCTTTGGATGGGTTCCTCAGGCAAATCCTCAGTTCTTTGAACTGAAGCTGAAGCGTGCGTCACTTTTGGAAGGCACTTTCAAACAACTGGCTGCTGCTCATCCCAGTGCCCTCAAGAAGCCACTCGTG GTCTATTTTGATGAGGACCCAAACGTCACAGATGTCTACAAAAGAGACTTGTTTCATCACTTGTTTTATAACTTGGTGTCAAGTAAATCTGGGATGTTCATGTTCAATGACTCCAAAACACTGGCATGGTTCCCCTCCAAA GCAACAGAGGAGGACAAGACAAACTTCTTCCTGTTTGGGGTTCTGTGTGGATTGGCCTTGTACAACAAAAGTATCATACACTTACCCTTCCCACTGGCTCTGTTCAAGAAGCTGCTCGATGTAGAGCCTTCACTGGAGGATATGTTAGAGTTCAGCCCAAGTGTTGGAAA gAGTCTGCAGCACGTCTTAGACTATGAAGACGATGTCCTAGAAGACCTTTACATGGAGTTTTTG ATTGTCTGGGATGGGGCACAGGTTGACCTTGATCCCCAAAATCCTAAAAAGCCAGTGACAAGTCACAATAA GAAGGAGTTTGTGGATGCCTATGTGAATTATGCCTTCAACACGTCAGTGGAGGGTGTGTTCCAGGAGTTCAGGCGAGGCTTCTTCCAGGTGTGTGACCGACATATGGTGAAGCTGTTCAAGCCAAATGAGTTGCAGGGCATGCTGGTGGGCCAAGACGTCTATGACTGGGCAAAGCTGAAACAG aACACAGTTTATGAGTGGGATTATCATGGCGGCCACCCCAACATACTGATGTTTTGGGAGGTTTTTGATGAACTGACTGAAGACCAGAGGAAAGATTTCCTTT GGTTCCTGACTGGTTTTAGGAGGGCTCCTTTTCTTGGAATGGACCAGATCCAGATGAAAATTCGAGTTAAGCAAGTCCAGGACAGCTCCAGCGATCAGCTCTTCCCTCAGTCACTCACATGTCACTCTATCCTGTATCTGCCCTTATACTCAACCAAGGAGATCATGCGAGACAAGCTGACAGAGGCCGTGGTAACAAAGAGAGGATTCTCAGAGTGA
- the LOC137182570 gene encoding probable E3 ubiquitin-protein ligase HERC4 isoform X2, whose amino-acid sequence MFSWGEDSQEGFRLRDGPDAAGVHITDLSAGHSVLAFVKRNGTAFIIRINESNDGRRVRGKQKFVKSKEKIQAVSCGDDTVTLLTKTGRVLCVDSVHTSPTPRTPEALCNIPVSQVACGSQHSVALTRDGQVYTWGQDSSGQLGLGKRELGANSPQHLRSLSAIPLVQIAAGGEQSFALSVSGGVFSWGRNNCGQLGLGDTTDRHTPTLVHHLNMKKTIHISCGKDHTVILTKDGVVFTFGSGQYGQLGHNSFSDELRPRLVAELWGAKVIKIACGRHHTLVMTDSKRVYSFGCGEQGQLGHGEESHPSVPLPVQLPQDATDVPQILNIYAGGNCSFATCSFNEEVHEGSNSDTMNNVTQHCLDAMIDKWTSEHNSKSWKKIKQEIKRMFSSASCLNRSFLDRSNDKHFQTSQKHSGLNLSVAQLAFQQLVEQDDVWARVEAAITQLIPSLEENPVGVEGLRIYLLLIELLHVIQKHNQQHSTNLAEALAAAIVRLSADNRQVIVDSWCSQSSSTVIKYVEVWRQTLSVILSFDPAPCNSGVKNLLLVLQYMYNANNRTAGCQRIPDETFCLEINEAFLQEDVKLWRSVSKNKDVNQPLILCNFPFVMDLKSKIIAFDINADWTQMEHQQVVWTVFGWVPQANPQFFELKLKRASLLEGTFKQLAAAHPSALKKPLVVYFDEDPNVTDVYKRDLFHHLFYNLVSSKSGMFMFNDSKTLAWFPSKATEEDKTNFFLFGVLCGLALYNKSIIHLPFPLALFKKLLDVEPSLEDMLEFSPSVGKSLQHVLDYEDDVLEDLYMEFLIVWDGAQVDLDPQNPKKPVTSHNKKEFVDAYVNYAFNTSVEGVFQEFRRGFFQVCDRHMVKLFKPNELQGMLVGQDVYDWAKLKQNTVYEWDYHGGHPNILMFWEVFDELTEDQRKDFLWFLTGFRRAPFLGMDQIQMKIRVKQVQDSSSDQLFPQSLTCHSILYLPLYSTKEIMRDKLTEAVVTKRGFSE is encoded by the exons ATGTTTTCGTGGGGAGAGGACAGTCAGGAGGGCTTTCGGTTGAGAGACGGCCCCGATGCAGCCGGTGTTCACATCACGGATCTGTCAGCAGGTCACAGTGTTCTCGCTTTTGTCAAGAGAAATGGAACCGCGTTCATCATTCGCATCAACGAGAGCAACGATGGAAGAAGagtgagaggaaaacaga AGTTTGTGAAATCCAAGGAGAAGATTCAGGCTGTGAGTTGTGGTGATGATACAGTCACACTGCTGACTAAAACAGGCAGAGTTCTCTGTGTGGACTCAGTTCACACTTCTCCCACTCCCAG GACCCCGGAAGCTCTGTGTAACATCCCAGTATCTCAGGTTGCTTGTGGGAGCCAGCATTCAGTCGCCCTGACCAGAG ATGGTCAGGTGTATACATGGGGCCAGGACTCCAGCGGCCAGCTGGGTCTGGGAAAGAGGGAGCTCGGCGCCAATTCACCCCAACACCTCCGATCTCTGTCAGCGATCCCCCTGGTCCAGATCGCTGCAGGGGGGGAGCAGAGCTTCGCCCTCTCTGTGTCTGGAGGTGTGTTCAGCTGGGGCAGAAACAACTGTGGACAGCTCGGACTGGGAGACACTACAG acagacacacaccaacCCTTGTTCATCACCTGAACATGAAGAAAACTATTCACATTTCCTGTGGAAAGGATCACACTGTCATTTTAACAAAG GATGGTGTAGTGTTTACATTTGGCTCCGGTCAGTATGGACAGCTTGGGCACAACTCATTCAGTGATGAGCTACGTCCTCGGCTTGTTGCAGAGCTCTGGGGGGCAAAGGTCATCAAGATTGCATGTGGACG ACATCACACATTAGTGATGACAGACTCCAAGAGAGTCTACTCCTTTGGTTGTGGAGAGCAAGGGCAGCTGGGACATGGAGAGGAGAGTCATCCATCTGTGCCGCTGCCTGTTCAACTGCCACAGG ATGCCACTGATGTTCCTCAAATTCTGAACATCTACGCAGGAGGAAACTGTTCATTTGCAACATGCTCTTTTAATGAG GAAGTTCATGAGGGGTCAAACAGTGACACTATGAACAACGTAACACAGCACTGTCTTGATGCTATGATTGACAAATGGACCTCTGAACACAATTCAAAGTCATGGAAGAAGATAAAGCA GGAAATCAAAAGGATGTTTTCCTCTGCATCCTGTTTGAATCGAAGCTTCCTTGACCGAAG CAATGATAAGCATTTCCAGACCTCACAAAAGCACTCCGGCTTGAACTTGTCAGTTGCGCAGCTTGCTTTCCAGCAACTGGTAGAGCAGGATGATGTTTGGGCTCGG GTAGAGGCTGCTATCACACAGTTGATTCCTTCCCTTGAAGAGAACCCAGTGGGAGTGGAGGGGCTGAGGATCTATCTGCTTCTCATTGAGCTTCTGCATGTGATCCAAAAACACAACCAGCAACACAGCACAAACCTCGCTGAGGCACTTGCTGCTGCCATAGTACGACTGTCTGCTGACAACCGCCAGGTCATAG TGGACAGTTGGTGCTCACAGTCCTCCTCCACCGTGATTAAATATGTCGAAGTGTGGAGGCAGACCCTCTCAGTGATCCTGTCCTTTGATCCTGCTCCTTGCAACTCTGGAGTCAAAAACCTGCTACTGGTCCTCCAATACATGTACAAT GCCAACAACAGGACTGCAGGTTGTCAGAGGATCCCAGATGAAACTTTTTGTTTGGAGATTAACGAAGCATTTCTTCAAGAGGATGTGAAGCTTTGGCGTTCAGTGTCAAAAAACAAG GATGTGAATCAGCCACTGATCCTTTGTAACTTCCCATTCGTGATGGATCTGAAATCAAAGATAATAGCTTTCGACATCAATGCCGATTGGACTCAG ATGGAACACCAGCAGGTGGTTTGGACGGTCTTTGGATGGGTTCCTCAGGCAAATCCTCAGTTCTTTGAACTGAAGCTGAAGCGTGCGTCACTTTTGGAAGGCACTTTCAAACAACTGGCTGCTGCTCATCCCAGTGCCCTCAAGAAGCCACTCGTG GTCTATTTTGATGAGGACCCAAACGTCACAGATGTCTACAAAAGAGACTTGTTTCATCACTTGTTTTATAACTTGGTGTCAAGTAAATCTGGGATGTTCATGTTCAATGACTCCAAAACACTGGCATGGTTCCCCTCCAAA GCAACAGAGGAGGACAAGACAAACTTCTTCCTGTTTGGGGTTCTGTGTGGATTGGCCTTGTACAACAAAAGTATCATACACTTACCCTTCCCACTGGCTCTGTTCAAGAAGCTGCTCGATGTAGAGCCTTCACTGGAGGATATGTTAGAGTTCAGCCCAAGTGTTGGAAA gAGTCTGCAGCACGTCTTAGACTATGAAGACGATGTCCTAGAAGACCTTTACATGGAGTTTTTG ATTGTCTGGGATGGGGCACAGGTTGACCTTGATCCCCAAAATCCTAAAAAGCCAGTGACAAGTCACAATAA GAAGGAGTTTGTGGATGCCTATGTGAATTATGCCTTCAACACGTCAGTGGAGGGTGTGTTCCAGGAGTTCAGGCGAGGCTTCTTCCAGGTGTGTGACCGACATATGGTGAAGCTGTTCAAGCCAAATGAGTTGCAGGGCATGCTGGTGGGCCAAGACGTCTATGACTGGGCAAAGCTGAAACAG aACACAGTTTATGAGTGGGATTATCATGGCGGCCACCCCAACATACTGATGTTTTGGGAGGTTTTTGATGAACTGACTGAAGACCAGAGGAAAGATTTCCTTT GGTTCCTGACTGGTTTTAGGAGGGCTCCTTTTCTTGGAATGGACCAGATCCAGATGAAAATTCGAGTTAAGCAAGTCCAGGACAGCTCCAGCGATCAGCTCTTCCCTCAGTCACTCACATGTCACTCTATCCTGTATCTGCCCTTATACTCAACCAAGGAGATCATGCGAGACAAGCTGACAGAGGCCGTGGTAACAAAGAGAGGATTCTCAGAGTGA